The Streptomyces sp. RKND-216 genomic sequence CCCACGCCCTCCTCCGTGCCCAGCCAGGCCACCGCCTCGGTGCGGCTCAGCGGCCCCACCTCGATGCGTGCGAGGCAGCGCCCGGGCCGCACCACCGCGGGGTGCAGGCGCTCCAGGTCCTCGTTCGTCGTCACGCCCACCAGCACGTTGCGGCCCTGCCCGAGCAGCCCGTCGGTGAGGTTGAGGAGCCGGGACAGAGCCTGCCCGGCGGCGTGCTTGGCCTCGCCGCGGATGAGCTCGTCGCAGTCCTCGAGGAGCAGCAGCCGCCAGCGGCCCTCGCCCAACTCGCCGTCGTCGGCGCCGATGGCGATGTCCATCAGGTAGCCGATGTCGTTGAACAGCCGCTCCGGGTCCAGCACGCAGTCGACCTGGCACCAGTCCCGCCAGGAGCGGGCCAGCGTCCGCAGCGCGGACGTCTTGCCGGTGCCCGGTGGTCCGTGCAGGAGCAGCAGCCGCCCCGAGACGTCGTCGGGGGTCGTCTTCATCAGGCCGCCCAAGGCGTCCGCGACGGTCGCGGTGTAGTTGCCCCGGACCTCCTCCCAGCTGCCCGCGCCGATGGTGCGCGTGGTGCGGTACGGGCCGCGCCGTGGCGAGTGGTACCAGAAGCCCATGGCGACCGTGTCCGGCTGCGGTTCCGGCTCGTCCTCCGCGCCGTCGACGGCCTCCCGGAGCCGCTCGGCGGCCAGGTCGTCGCTCACCGCGGTCACGGTGACGTCCGCGCCCTGGCTCCAGCGGGACACCAGCGCCGTCCAGCCGTCGCCCTCGGCGAGCAGGCTGCTGCGGTTGTCGTCCCGTGCCTCGCGCAGCACGGTGGCGCCGTGCGGCAGCAGGGTGCTGCCCTTCTTCACCCGGTCCACGGAGCGGCTGCGGGAGTACGGCTGCTCGCCGGTGGTGAAGCGGCCGAGGAAGAGCGCGTCGATGATGTCGGAGGGGGAGTCGTTGTCGTCCACGTTCAGCCGGAACGGCAGCACTCCAGCGACGGGCACGGGCGGCGGGCCCGCTCCGTCGGCGGGTCGGCGGTCGGCACTCATGGCCCTCATGATCCGCGACACCAGCGGTCCGCGCACCGGCTCTTCCCGCCCGGCTGCGTGCGGCGGGCACCCCTCGGCGCCTCGGACGGGTGACACGCGGTGTTCGCCAACCCCCTTGCGGGGAAGGCTATTCAGGTGGCCGGAATACCGCAGTGTCTGTGCCGGGCGGTAGGGTTAACCTGCCCGGGCCGGGTGCCCTCGTACGGGTGGGGAGTGTCATGGATCAGATAACAGTGCGTCACAGGGCGCGCGTGCCGGCGATCACGTGCGGTACCGGCGCGACGAGTTCGCGTCTCGACCGTCACCTCGCCGTGCTCGCCGGGCCTGCCGTGTCGTACCGGCAGACCGAGGAGGCGACCACGCTGATGCGGGAGATCACCACGCGTGACGCCGGTCGCAGCCGGCGCAACCGCGGGGCGCGCGTCTCCCTCCTCGCGCCGCTGAGCAGGCTCAAGCGCTCGCTGTTCGGCGGGCGCGGCTGACGCCGGTTCGCCGCATGCCGTGGGGCCGCCTCACTCCGGGGCGGCCTCGACGGTCACCGAGAACGAGAAGCGGTCGCCGCGGTAGTGGATGCGTACGACGTCCACCGCCCGGCCCCGGTCGTCGAGGGTGACCCCGGTGTAGTGCAGGATCGGGCTGAGCAGCGGCACCTCCAGGAGCCGTGAGGTCTCCGGGTCGGCCAGCCGGGCCTCCAGCGTGTCGGTGATCCGGCTGATCCGTACGCCCGCCGCGTCCCGAAGCACCTTCGTCATCGGCCAGCCGCGCTCCAGCAGGCCCGGATCGATCCGAGCGGCGACGTCCGGACGGACCAGGTTCTCCGCCCAGTTCACCGGTTCGCCGCTCTCCCGGTCGCGGCGCAGCCGCCGGAAGCCGGTCGCCTCGTCCAGCCCCGGGAAGTGCCCGGCGTACTCGGCCGGCACCGGCTGCGAGCCGTGGCCGAGCAGGGTGGTCTCCTCGCCAGACTGCTGCGCCACGATGGCGTCGACCGAGCCCAGCAGCCGTACGGTCCGCTCCCGTCGCGCGCCGGGCTCGATGAACGTGCCGCGCCGCCGGTGCCGGCTGATCAGGCCCTCGCCCTCCAGTTCCCTCAGCGCCTGGCGCATGGTCAGCACGCTCACGCCGTAGTGCTCCGCCAGCCCTTCCTCGGTGGGCAGGCGGAGCGGCGCGTCCGGCGCCCGTCCCAGTATCGAGGCCCGGAGCGACTGCGACACCTGGTACCACAGCGGCAGCTTGCGGTTGAGCACCAGGGAGTCGGGCGCGAAGACGGACACCGGGACGGCTCCCTTCGGTGAGGAGACGGCAGGGGCGGGGCGGCCCCGCTCACGGACGGAAGTGACGCTCCAGACCCCGCCACACGTCGTCGTAGTCGTCCTGCACGTGTTCCGCGGCCTCCGCCTGCGCGGTGAGCGTCACCGGCCAGCGGGTCTCGAACATGAACGCCAGGCCGTCGTCGACCTTCTGCGGCGTCAGCTCGGCGGCGCTGGCCTTCTCGAAGGTGTCCCGGTCCGGGCCGTGCGCCGACATCATGTTGTGCAGCGAGCCGCCGCCGGGAACGAAGCCCTCCGCCTTCGCGTCGTAGGCGCCCTCGATCAGGCCCATGTACTCGCTCATCACGTTGCGGTGGAAGTACGGCGGGCGGAAGGTGTCCTCGCCGACCAGCCAGCGCGGCGCGAAGACCACGAAGTCCACCCCGGCCAGGCCCGGCGTGTCCGACGGCGAGGTGAGCACCGTGAAGATCGACGGGTCCGGGTGGTCGTAGCTGATGCTGCCCAGCACGTTGAAGCGCCGCAGGTCGTAGACGTACGGGACGTGGTTGCCGTGCCAGGCGACGACGTCCAGCGGCGAGTGGTCCAGCGTGGCCGCCCACAGGTTGCCGCAGAACTTGTTCACCGCGCGCACCGGGCGCTCGACGTCCTCGTACGCGGCGACCGGGGCGAGGAAGTCCCGCGCGTTGGCGAGGCCGTTGGCGCCGATCGGACCGAGGTCCGGCAGGGTGAACGGCGCCCCGTAGTTCTCGCAGACGTAGCCGCGCGCCGTCTCGTCCAGCAGGTCCACGCGGAAGCGGACGCCGCGCGGGATCAGGGCCACCTCCCCTGGCTCGGCCCGCAGCAGCCCGAACTCGGTGTGCAGCAGCAGGCCGCCGTCCTCGGGCACGATCAGCAGTTCGCCGTCCGCGTCGCTGAACACGCGGTCGGTCATCGCGGTGTCGGCGGCGTACAGGTGGATGGCCATGCCCGTGCGCTGGGTGGCGTCGCCGTTCCCGCCCAGCGTCCACAGTCCGTCGAGGAAGTCGGTGCCGGCGGCCGGCTCCGGTCGCGGGTCCCAGCGCAGCCGGTTCGGGTCGGGGACCGTCTCGGTGAACGGGGCGCCGCGCAGGCCGCCGTTGTCGATGCGGGTGAACCGCGGGTGGGCCGCCGAGGGGCGGATGCGGTACAGCCACGACCGGCGGTTCGCCGTCCGGGGCTCGGTGAACGCCGAACCGCTCAGCTGCTCCGCGTACAGGCCCAGCGGGGCGCGCTGCGGTGAGTTGCGGCCCACCGGCAGGGCACCCGGTACGGCCTCGCTGCTGTGCTCGTTGCCGAACCCGGAAAGGTACGCCAGCCCCTCCGCCGTCTTGCGTGCCTGCTCGCTGCTGCTCATCGACCTGCTCCCACCGCATCGGATTCCTATGGAAGACCATAGGAATCGGGGAGGGTCGCGTCAACGACCGGAGGGTGATCGGTTCGCATCCCGGTGTTCGGTGTCCGCTCAGGAGTACCACCGGCGGGCGTCGTGATCCAGGGGCACGGATGCGGAGGGCTGACACTGGAAACTAGCGCTGCTAGGTTGGCGGGATGCGGCAACACGACGGCATGTACATCGACGGCGCGTGGCGTCCGGCCGCGGGCACCGGGACGATCGAGGTCGTCAACCCCGCCGACGAGACGGTCCTCGGCACCGTCCCGGCCGGCGACGCCCGCGACGTGGACGCCGCGGTCGCCGCCGCCCGGGCCGCCCTGGCGGGATGGCGCGCCACCCCGCCCGCCGAGCGCGCGGGACGTCTGGCCGCCCTACGCGACCGGCTGGAGGCGCGCGGCGAGGAGATCGCGCGGACCGTCACCGCCGAACTCGGCGCACCCCTGACCTTCTCCCGTGCCGTGCACGCGGGACTGCCGGTCGCCGTCGCCGGCGTCTACGCGAAGCTGGCGGCTGAGCATCCCTTCGAGGAACGTGTGGGCACCTCACGCGTCCTGCACGAGCCGGTCGGCGTGGTTGCCGCCGTCACGCCTTGGAACTACCCCCTGCACCAGATCGTCGCCAAGGTCGCGCCCGCGCTCGCCGCGGGCTGCACCGTGGTGCTCAAACCGGCCGAGAACACCCCGCTCGTCGCGCGGTTCTTCGCCGAGGCCGTGCACGAGGCCGGGCTGCCGGCCGGCGTCGTCAAAGTGGTCACCGGACACGGACCGGTCGCCGGTCAGGCACTCGTCGAGCACGACGGCGTCGATATGGTCTCCTTCACCGGCTCCTCGGTGGTCGGCGGCCGCGTCGGCGCGCTCGCCGGGGGTGCCGTCAAGCGCGTCGCCCTCGAACTCGGCAGAAAGTCCGCCAGCGTGGTCCTCCCCGGCGCCGATCTCGCCCGCGCGGTCAAGGCCGGCGTCGCTCGCCGACGTCACCCCGCGGATGACCGTCGCGAGGGAGGAGATCTTCGGCCCGGTGCTGAGCATCCTGGCCTACGACGGCACCGACGACGCCCTGCGCATCGCCAACGACACCGACTACGGGCTCGCGGGCGCCGTATGGTCCGATGACGAGGAGGAGGCGGTGGCCTTCGCCCGCCGCATGGAGACCGGCCAGATCGACATCAACGGCGGGCGCTTCAACCCCCTCGCGCCCTTCGGTGGCTGGAAGCGGTCCGGCGTCGGGCGTGAACTCGGTGTGCACGGCCTGACCGAGTATCTCCAGACCAAGTCCCTCCAGTTCTGACAGGAGTGCCACCCGCCATGGTTCGCAAGCAGGTCCGCGCCGCCGTACTGCCAGCTGTCGGAGCACCGCTCGAGATCACCGGCATCGAGCTGCCCGAACCGGGGGAGGGGCAGGTCCGCGTCCGACTGGCGGCGGCCGGGGTCTGCCACTCCGACCTATCCCTCTCGAACGGCACGCTGCGCCAGCCCGTCCCGGCCGTCCTCGGCCACGAGGGCGCCGGTACGGTCGTCGCCGTGGGCCCCGGCGTCACCGGCACGGCCCCCGGCGACCACGTCGTCCTCAACTGGGCGCCCTCCTGCGGCACCTGCGACTACTGCGCCCGGCTCGGCGAACCGTGGCTGTGCAGCAACGCGCAGGCCGCCACCACCGTGCCCCACGCCCGCACCGCCGCCGGTGACGACCTCTACCCCGGCCTGAGCGTCGCCGCCTTCGCCGAGGAGACCGTCGTACCGGCCGGGGCCGTGCTGCCGCTGCCCGACGGCGTTCCGCTCGCCGACGCCGCACTGCTGGGCTGCGCGGCCCTCACCGGCCACGGCGCCGTCCACCACAACGCGCGGGTGCGTGAGGGCGAGTCGGTCGCCGTCCTCGGCATCGGCGGCGTCGGTCTGGCCACCCTCCAGGCCGCGCGCATCGCCGGAGCCGGGCGGATCGTGGCCGTGGACGTGACTGCGGAGAAGGAGGAGCTGGCCAGGGCGGCAGGGGCCACCGACTTCGTCGCGGCGTCGGACACCACCGCCAAGGACATCCGCCGGCTCACCGGGGGAGGTGCCGACGTGGCCGTGGAGTGCGCGGGCCGTGCCGCGGCCATCCGTACGGCCTGGGACTGCACCCGGCGCGGCGGCCGGGTCACCGTGGTCGGCATCGGACGCAAGGACGACACCTTCTCGCTGTCCGCGCTGGAGGTCTTCCACTTCGCCCGCACGCTCTCCGGCTGCGTCTACGGCGACTGCGAACCGGCCCGGGACCTGCCGGTACTTGCCGAGCACGTGCGCGCCGGACGACTTGACCTGAACACCCTGGTCACCCGCCGGATCGGCCTGGAGGACATCCCGGCCGCCTTCGAGGAGATGAACGCGGGCCGCGGCGGTCGTTCCCTGGTGGTCTTCGACCAGCCGTCCGCGTGAGCCGTGCCACCCCGCGGCGCGTGCAGGCGGGGGCGCGCACGGCTGCGGGGCTTCAGCCCGGCTCGCGTTCCTGGCCGGGGAACCGCACGCCCAGACCGTCCACCAGTGCGCGCAGTCCGGTCTCGAAGGCGCCCTCGTCCACGCGCTGCCGCTGCTCGGCGAGCAGGTGGGCCTGGTCCAGACGCGGGTAGTCGCGGGCGTACAGCGTCGCGTCGTCGACGAAGCCGCAGGCGAAGGAGCCCAGCGCCGACCCGGCCACGAAGTAGCGCATGAGGGCGCCGATGTGCGTCGCGTGCGCACGTGACCAGCCGGCGTCCATCATCGCCCCGAACACGGCGTCGGCCATCCGGAGCTGGCTCGGCCGCCGCCCCGGACCCTTGGCGAGGTGGGGCACGATGTTGGGGTGCGCGGTGAGTGCCGCCCGGTAGGAGCGCGCCCAGCCCAGTAGCGCCTCGCGCCATGGCGTGCCGTCCTCGAGCATCGACAGGTCCACCCGTGCGCAGACGGCGTCGGCGGCCGCGTCCAGGATCGCGTCCTTGGTGGCGAAGTGGTGGTACAGCGACGGCCCGCTGACGCCCAGTTCCGCGGCGAGCCGCCGGGTCGAGACGGCGCCCAGGCCCTCCGCGTCGACAAGCGCGAGGGCGCATCCGGCGATCCGGTCGCGACTCAGAAGCGGCTTGCGCGGGCGGGCCATGCGGCCATGCTAGTGCGGTGGCCGGGAAGGTTTGCCGGCCGCAGCAGTGGGGCGCGGCGGGGAGCCGAGCGGCCGGCGAAGGGCCTCGTGCCGCCCCGGAGTGCTCCGGTTGCGCGGGCCCGGCCGTCCCCCGGAGCCCGCCGCATCGCTAAGCGCATGCTCAGTGATCCGTGTATGGTGTTCGCCCGGCCGCAGGGGCGCCGGAGAAGCGGGGCGAGGGAGCATGGCACAGACGGCGGACGAGTCCTTCGGCGGCGTCACCCCGGACGCCGCGCGGCGGTTGCTGCTGGGAGCCGTCGACGCGTTCGCGGAACGCGGCTTCCACGCCACGACCACCCGGGACATCGCGGGCCGCGCCGGCATGAGCCCCGCCGCGCTCTACATCCACTACCGCACCAAGGAAGAGCTGCTCTACCAGATCAGCCGGGTGGGTCACGAGCGGTCGGTGGCGATCCTCCAGGACGCCGCCGGTGTAGAGGGCGGCGCCGCGGACCGGCTCGACTTCGCGGTCCGCACGTTCGTCCGCTGGCACGCCGAGCACCACACCACCGCCCGCGTGGTGCAGTACGAACTGTCCGCCCTGGAGGACGGCCACTACGCCGAGATCGTGGCCATGCGCCGGCGCACCGAGGAGGTGCTGCGCGGGCTGCTGGAGGACGGCGTCGCGGCCGGCGAGTTCACCGTCCCCGACGTGCGCGGGACGGCCGTCGCCGTTCTCTCGCTGTGCATCGACGTCGCCCGCTGGTACCGGCCCGGCGGTCCCCGCACGCCGGAGGAGATCGGCGCCCTCTACGCCGGACTGGTCCTGCGCATGGTCGGCGCCCCGGTACCCGTCGCGGACTGACCCGGCGGAAGGACCCCCGCCCGCCCGGCGTGCGCGCTCCGGTCCGGGACGCTCGCCGGCCCGCCGGTGACGCGCGGCGGGAAGGTCACCAGAAGAAGCGGCTCACCGATTCCGCGACGCAGACCGGCTTGGCGCCGCCGTCCCGCTCGATCGTCACCTTCGTGGTGAGCTGGACGCCGCCGTCGACGTCGGAGACGTCGGTGAGTTCGGCCCGCGCTCGCAGCCGGGAGCCGACCGGTACCGGAGCGGGGAACCGCACCTTGTTCACGCCGTAGTTGATGCCCATGCGCACGCCGTCGACCCGGATCACCTGCGGCACGAACGCGGGCAGCAGGGAGAGGGTGAGGTAGCCGTGCGCGATGGTGCCGCCGAACGGTCCGTCCGCCGCGCGCTCAGGGTCCACGTGGATCCACTGGTGGTCGCCGGTGGCGTCCGCGAAGAGGTCGACACGCTTCTGGTCGACCTCCAGCCAGTCGCTGGCACCCAGCTCCTCGCCGACCGCCGCCCGCAGTTCCTCCGCCGAGGTGAACACCCGGGGCTCCGCCATCGCTGCAACCTCCCGCACGCCGTGCTCGGTACACCTGGTGGCCGGAGTGCCACTAAGCGCTCGCTCAGCATGCGACGCGCGGGTCGTGCTGTCAACGGGAGTTACCGGGGAGTACCCGCGAGGCGGGCGCTGTCCCCGGTGCGCGCGGCCCCGTCCCGCGCGCACCGAGAGTCGTCGATGTTCCCGGTCACCACGGAAGGCGGCGGAGCCGCCGCGCGCTCCATCGCCTGGATTAGCCGCCGCAGTACTACGGCCAGAGGGGTGTCGGGCGGGGCCGTCGGGTCCTTGCAGGGGAGCAGCGACCTTCCGCCCCAGGTGGCCGCGTGCCAGTCGTCCAGTGCCGTGGGCTGGCGGATGCCGTCGTGCTTCTCCCGCCGTCTGCGCTGCGCGACCTCTTCCTCGTAGGCCAGCCAGACGTCCCGCGCCTCCTCCAGCTCCTCCAGCGCCGAGACCAGCAGCTCCGGGTCGGGCTCGCGGTCCTCGGGGGAGATGCCCGCCCGGCTGCACAGGTGGTGCCACGTGGCCCGGTGGCCGTACGGGGCGAAGCGCTCAAGGCATCTGCGCAGGGCCTGCCGCCGCTGCGAGGGGGCTCTGTCGGGGTCGCGAACCTGCTCGGCGAGTGCTCTGAAACCGGCCAATCATCCCACCTCCGGCTGAGTGGACCCGATGCCTTCCGGTGGTGTGACGTACCGGAGGCCGCATCGGATCCGCTTTCCCGGGAGTCCTGTCGTCGTCCCACGGGACCGGGTGCCCCGTATTCCGTCAACGCAGTACACCGGCGGCCCGTTCCCGCCGGTCTCTTCACCCTCCCCGCCCTTCCCGTCGACATACCGACCGGTTAGTCTGCCGACCGGGGTCGGCCCGTGGGCACGGTGAGGAGCCCCGGAGACGGAGGGGAACATGGCGGAGACGGTGAGTGCGCGGACAGGCGGAGCCGCCCGGCAGCGCGTCGTGGTGACAGGCGGCGCGCGGGGTATCGGGGAGGCGCTCGCGCGCCGCTTCGCCACCGAGGGCGCGCTGGTCGCGGTGAACGACCTCGACGCCGAACGGGCGGCCGGAGTCGCGCGCGACATCGGCGGGGTGGCCGTGCCGGGCGACGCCTCCGAGGCTCTCGCACCGGCCCGGGAAGCGCTGGGCGGCGAGATCGACGTCTTCTGTGCCAACGCCGGCGCCGCCCCCGGGGGAGGCCCGGATGCCCCGGAGGAGCTGTGGGCGTCGGCGTGGGACGTCAACGTCATGGCCCATGTGCGCGCCGCGCGGGAGCTGCTGCCCGGCTGGCTGGAGCGCGGCCACGGCCGGTTCGTCGCCACCGTCTCCGCGGCCGGGCTGCTCACCATGGTCGGCTCCGCGCCGTACAGCGTCTCCAAGCACGCCGCCTACGCCTTCGCCGAATGGCTCCACCTCACCTACCGGCACCGCGGGGTCCACGTGCACGCCGTATGCCCGCAGGGGGTGCGCACCGACATGCTGCGCGGCACCGGCCGCACGGGCGACCTGGTACTGGCACCGAACGCCATCGAGCCGGAAGCCGTCGCCGACGCCCTCCTCGAGGCCGTCGCCGAGGACCGCTTTCTGGTGCTGCCCCACCCGGAGACCGCGGGCCAGTACGCGCTGCGTGCCACCGATCCCGGTCGCTGGCTGGGAGGCATGAACCGGCTCCAGCAGAAACTGGAGCGTACGCTGGACCGGCCCGAGGACGACAGCGGGAGCCGGGAGAAGGACCGCGGAGAGCACCGGGGGAAGGCGGGGACGCAGACGTGACGGACGAGGCCCGGCTTCCCGTACCGCAGCGCCTGCTCGCGGCGGCCACGCGGCTCTTCGCCGACCAGGGCTACGACCGCACCTCCGTACAGGAGATCGTCGAGGCGGCCGGCGTCACCAAGGGCGCGCTCTATCACTACTTCGGGTCCAAGGACGACCTGCTGCACGAGATCTACGGTCGCCTGCTCCGGCTCCAGCAGGAACGGCTGGACGCCGTCGCGGGCCGTGAGGCCTCCGTCGAGAGCCGGCTGCGGGACGCCGCCGCCGACGTGGTGGTGACCACCATCGACAACCTCGACGACGCGCGGATCTTCTTCCGCTCCATGCACCAGCTCTCCGACGAGAAGCAGAAGCAGGTGCGGGCCGAGCGGCGCCGGTACCACGAACGCTTCCGCGCGCTGATCGAGGAGGGTCAGCGTGGCGGCGTGTTCAGCGACGCCACCCCCGCCGACCTGGTCGTCGACTACCACTTCGGCTCCGTGCACCACCTCAGCAGCTGGTACCGCCCGGAGGGGCCGCTGAGCCCGCAGCAGGTCGCCGACCATC encodes the following:
- a CDS encoding DUF5925 domain-containing protein → MSADRRPADGAGPPPVPVAGVLPFRLNVDDNDSPSDIIDALFLGRFTTGEQPYSRSRSVDRVKKGSTLLPHGATVLREARDDNRSSLLAEGDGWTALVSRWSQGADVTVTAVSDDLAAERLREAVDGAEDEPEPQPDTVAMGFWYHSPRRGPYRTTRTIGAGSWEEVRGNYTATVADALGGLMKTTPDDVSGRLLLLHGPPGTGKTSALRTLARSWRDWCQVDCVLDPERLFNDIGYLMDIAIGADDGELGEGRWRLLLLEDCDELIRGEAKHAAGQALSRLLNLTDGLLGQGRNVLVGVTTNEDLERLHPAVVRPGRCLARIEVGPLSRTEAVAWLGTEEGVGRDGATLAELFALRRGTAPATVTPHPRADSGLYL
- a CDS encoding GntR family transcriptional regulator, translated to MSVFAPDSLVLNRKLPLWYQVSQSLRASILGRAPDAPLRLPTEEGLAEHYGVSVLTMRQALRELEGEGLISRHRRRGTFIEPGARRERTVRLLGSVDAIVAQQSGEETTLLGHGSQPVPAEYAGHFPGLDEATGFRRLRRDRESGEPVNWAENLVRPDVAARIDPGLLERGWPMTKVLRDAAGVRISRITDTLEARLADPETSRLLEVPLLSPILHYTGVTLDDRGRAVDVVRIHYRGDRFSFSVTVEAAPE
- the hmgA gene encoding homogentisate 1,2-dioxygenase, with the translated sequence MSSSEQARKTAEGLAYLSGFGNEHSSEAVPGALPVGRNSPQRAPLGLYAEQLSGSAFTEPRTANRRSWLYRIRPSAAHPRFTRIDNGGLRGAPFTETVPDPNRLRWDPRPEPAAGTDFLDGLWTLGGNGDATQRTGMAIHLYAADTAMTDRVFSDADGELLIVPEDGGLLLHTEFGLLRAEPGEVALIPRGVRFRVDLLDETARGYVCENYGAPFTLPDLGPIGANGLANARDFLAPVAAYEDVERPVRAVNKFCGNLWAATLDHSPLDVVAWHGNHVPYVYDLRRFNVLGSISYDHPDPSIFTVLTSPSDTPGLAGVDFVVFAPRWLVGEDTFRPPYFHRNVMSEYMGLIEGAYDAKAEGFVPGGGSLHNMMSAHGPDRDTFEKASAAELTPQKVDDGLAFMFETRWPVTLTAQAEAAEHVQDDYDDVWRGLERHFRP
- a CDS encoding Zn-dependent alcohol dehydrogenase; translated protein: MVRKQVRAAVLPAVGAPLEITGIELPEPGEGQVRVRLAAAGVCHSDLSLSNGTLRQPVPAVLGHEGAGTVVAVGPGVTGTAPGDHVVLNWAPSCGTCDYCARLGEPWLCSNAQAATTVPHARTAAGDDLYPGLSVAAFAEETVVPAGAVLPLPDGVPLADAALLGCAALTGHGAVHHNARVREGESVAVLGIGGVGLATLQAARIAGAGRIVAVDVTAEKEELARAAGATDFVAASDTTAKDIRRLTGGGADVAVECAGRAAAIRTAWDCTRRGGRVTVVGIGRKDDTFSLSALEVFHFARTLSGCVYGDCEPARDLPVLAEHVRAGRLDLNTLVTRRIGLEDIPAAFEEMNAGRGGRSLVVFDQPSA
- a CDS encoding TetR/AcrR family transcriptional regulator, which translates into the protein MARPRKPLLSRDRIAGCALALVDAEGLGAVSTRRLAAELGVSGPSLYHHFATKDAILDAAADAVCARVDLSMLEDGTPWREALLGWARSYRAALTAHPNIVPHLAKGPGRRPSQLRMADAVFGAMMDAGWSRAHATHIGALMRYFVAGSALGSFACGFVDDATLYARDYPRLDQAHLLAEQRQRVDEGAFETGLRALVDGLGVRFPGQEREPG
- a CDS encoding TetR/AcrR family transcriptional regulator, which produces MAQTADESFGGVTPDAARRLLLGAVDAFAERGFHATTTRDIAGRAGMSPAALYIHYRTKEELLYQISRVGHERSVAILQDAAGVEGGAADRLDFAVRTFVRWHAEHHTTARVVQYELSALEDGHYAEIVAMRRRTEEVLRGLLEDGVAAGEFTVPDVRGTAVAVLSLCIDVARWYRPGGPRTPEEIGALYAGLVLRMVGAPVPVAD
- a CDS encoding MaoC family dehydratase, which produces MAEPRVFTSAEELRAAVGEELGASDWLEVDQKRVDLFADATGDHQWIHVDPERAADGPFGGTIAHGYLTLSLLPAFVPQVIRVDGVRMGINYGVNKVRFPAPVPVGSRLRARAELTDVSDVDGGVQLTTKVTIERDGGAKPVCVAESVSRFFW
- a CDS encoding SDR family oxidoreductase, with translation MAETVSARTGGAARQRVVVTGGARGIGEALARRFATEGALVAVNDLDAERAAGVARDIGGVAVPGDASEALAPAREALGGEIDVFCANAGAAPGGGPDAPEELWASAWDVNVMAHVRAARELLPGWLERGHGRFVATVSAAGLLTMVGSAPYSVSKHAAYAFAEWLHLTYRHRGVHVHAVCPQGVRTDMLRGTGRTGDLVLAPNAIEPEAVADALLEAVAEDRFLVLPHPETAGQYALRATDPGRWLGGMNRLQQKLERTLDRPEDDSGSREKDRGEHRGKAGTQT
- a CDS encoding TetR/AcrR family transcriptional regulator, whose translation is MTDEARLPVPQRLLAAATRLFADQGYDRTSVQEIVEAAGVTKGALYHYFGSKDDLLHEIYGRLLRLQQERLDAVAGREASVESRLRDAAADVVVTTIDNLDDARIFFRSMHQLSDEKQKQVRAERRRYHERFRALIEEGQRGGVFSDATPADLVVDYHFGSVHHLSSWYRPEGPLSPQQVADHLAGLLLRALRP